The nucleotide sequence CATCCCAACCACCCCAGCCATTTTGGACACCAGACTTTCCATTTTCTTGCGTTCCATGCACTGGTTTTCCAAGGAAAATGCAATATCCTCAGCGACAGTCAATCCTACAAATTGTGCATCAGTATCCTGAAGCACCGTGCCCACCTTCTTGTTCACTGCGTAGATGTCACCATCTTCAAGGTTCATTGAACAGATGGATGCGGATCCCTCAATGATACCAGTGAAGGAGTGTGGGATAAGCGCATTGATGCAGTACCCCAGGGTACTTTTACCACTGCCAGAAGGTCCCACGATCAAGACTTTCTCTCCCCCAAAAACGGTGAGATTGATATGCTTAAGCGTGGGTTCCGTCTGACCTTGGTATGTAAAACTGAAATCCTTGAAAACAATCTGAGGTGCTTGCATGTACCAGTCTGCAGTACAAGCTGCAGTTATTCTCCTTTAAGCTTCTTCGTCCCTAGCAAGTCCTTCTCTGCTCTTGTTGCGTTTCACAACCAACAGCAGCAAGAGAGTACCAAGAATGGCGATGACAACCGTATTGGAGAAGGCAATGATCAATTGCTGGGTGATAACCTTGTCCATCGGCTCAGCAAAGAAGAGGAAATCAAGCAGTGCGCTAATCATGTAGCCGATGAAATTTCCCAGGAAAGCGAGAAGGATGAACAAACCGATTGAGGAACGGGGTAGTTCTCCTTTTTCAACACACTTCTTGCTCATAGCAGGAAACAGTCCGATCGCAATTCCCACAATACCACTACCAAGCATCCACGTAGGCCAAACACCCCATCCTGCAAACAGGTCGGTCAGCCAGTGTCCCAGGAATCCTACCAAGAAACCCACGATTGGCCCAAAGATAGCTGCAAACAAGGCGAGAATAGCCATGGCAGGCTTGATGGTGGTGTTGGCGAAGACGGGAATACTGACCAGGCCCCCCACTCCATAGAGAGCTGCACCGATGGCAATGATCACGACAATGCGTACCGGTTGCATTCCTTTGTTTTGTTCCATATTTGTTACCTCCTTACGGGCAATTACCAATCATTCTATCATCGAAAAACTGATTTTCCATCCCTCGCCTGTACCAATTCCGTAGGTTGATGCGAAATTCCCCTGATTTAGGGCAACTGCAAGATTGAGGAGGCTGTTGATGTAGATAAGAGGCTCACCCTTCCCCACTTCTGTGAAGGACTTGCA is from uncultured Sphaerochaeta sp. and encodes:
- a CDS encoding ECF-type riboflavin transporter substrate-binding protein — translated: MEQNKGMQPVRIVVIIAIGAALYGVGGLVSIPVFANTTIKPAMAILALFAAIFGPIVGFLVGFLGHWLTDLFAGWGVWPTWMLGSGIVGIAIGLFPAMSKKCVEKGELPRSSIGLFILLAFLGNFIGYMISALLDFLFFAEPMDKVITQQLIIAFSNTVVIAILGTLLLLLVVKRNKSREGLARDEEA